Genomic DNA from Triticum dicoccoides isolate Atlit2015 ecotype Zavitan chromosome 4B, WEW_v2.0, whole genome shotgun sequence:
GAAATAGATTTCAACATATGTATTTGGTGAAAACATGATGACAAACAGATAGTACCTGGTGAATTCATGTCGGCGACACAAAAGTCCTGGAGTGGGCTAGGATCAGAAGCAGTGGCCTGCCTTGAGACCAGCGCAAGAAGTGCaccaaggagaaggaaggaagaggaggATGCCATTTCGTTTTAGTGTCTTTGGCTCTTCCTTTCTCTCGTCTTCCTATTTCTGTTTGTGGCGTGAGTGGTGATGGTTTGAACATGCAGGGGATACATGTGTTTATATAGGCGCAGAACTCGTGAGCAATAGACATAGTCAAGTGCAACCGATTGAAGTGGTCTCTGGGTGCTGATTAAACTATAACTTTACAAGTTCCCTGTAAGACACGTTTTCACTTCGAAGAAGCAATATAAGGAAACACTCTCTAATTATGAATGTTTCTCCATCTCACCGAGTCGCCACAATGCATGCAGGGCTGGTTCCAGGAAAAGTCACCACCCATCACTATcaaggaaaatattttttagataGGAAACACCGGCAAGAGAAATAAATGAATTCCACTAGTGTAATTAGATACAGTATCATATACTTCGTCATAGTCTGAACTGATGGCCTGATGCGCATGCACGAAAGTTAGTAAAAGAGCAGTTGAGGAAAGCCATCAATCGTTTTCTAGCTCAAGGTCATACTATGTCACCTATTCGTGCGTGGGCTTGATTCATATGGGTGCATGAATGACTTCTAATGACATATAGAGTGACTCCTACTCCTGTTCTTTCCAGAAGTCGATATAGAATAATGTTTGCAATTGAGCTTTTCAAACTATGAAATTATATATTTGCCTATAGATTTGTCACGAAATCCAGCAACATAAGACGACGCGGCAGATTGTGTGTGAACAAGGGAGAAACCGAGGCGCGTCGATCCACACATGAATCCACCTAATACATCTGCTATATGTAGCAGCCCCTGTACGTTATCATCACGTCAATCTGATATTTACTTGGTCAGATGTCTCTCGAAGTGCTTGAGTATTTTCAGGAAGAAGCGGCGGCATTAGTGGACCAAGTGCCCAACCAAAAGGAGAGCTGCCACAGAAGCCATGATGATGGAGAGCAGGAAATTTTCATATGATCTTAGCAAGTCTAGTTAACATCTTGCCAGGAGTTTTATCAACCTGCTCTATACAGAAGTTATTATAAAATATATGCAATCTATCTTTTCAAACTATGATCACTAATATAAACAAAATATATATTTTTCAACAGATTTGTCATGAAATCCAGCAACATAAGACAACGCGGTAGCTAGCGGATTGTGCCGACAAGGAAGACATCGAGGTGCGTCGATCCATGCACGAATCCACCTAATACAATTGATATATGTAGCAGCCCCTGTTATCATCACGGTAGTCAGATATGTATCTACTTGGGCAAATTTCTCTCGCAGCAGGTGAGTATTTGTAGGAAGAGGCGACGACATTAATTGGACCTGCCTAACCAAAAGGAGAGATATGACGACCTTAGTAAGAGTAGTTAGCATCCTCGTGCTAGAAGTTTTATCATGACCAGTTCAGTGCATAAATCTAACAATCTCGGTTGGCTTTCCTAGCTAGGTTCATGACACCAAACCTCACCTGCCCCCTTTTGTTAGAGTAAACAGTGCATCCAGTTACTAGGCTGGGTGGCCACACATAAACTGATTAATTTGTCAGAGGTGCGAGTTGGTAGGTTTGTGAATGAAAAGATCAAGATATGTCCACCAGACAAATAAAATGCTTCTATCACAAGCTTGTTACAAAGAACTAACTCAGATAATATTTTTTTCTCATATATTTATGCATATTGTCTATATATGTCGGAGCTGGTTTCTGGAAACTGGTTTGGTGTGCCTAGTTTCTGAAATGTAGAAAAAAATCATTTTTCTAGTTCTAAATTTAAGAAGAAAAAATAACTATCATAAGTTTTTTTAGAGAATGAGCATCCTCATCAATTTCCATTAAACAAACGGCTAATCAAGTTTAGAAGAGTTTGGAACCAAAAAGAAGCTAAAACCAAAAGAACAGGTTCACAGCGGGGGAACAATAAACTAAGTCTCACATGCACCAGAAAGGGAGAGACCACAAGAACAACTCTACTAAGAAACTTTTTCACATTCAACTTTTCACACTGCAATCCTGAGCACAATCGGGTTCCAACCATGGCCTCAAGCATACTCCTCCCGAATCACCAGATTGATCTTTAAGACCCCTTCTTCAACCCTTCCTCCGTCTCGTCGTTTCTGCAAAATGCTCCAACTATTAGGCTCTAAAATAGaacaacatgatcatctaggatttTTTAAATTAAAGCAAGCAGAGTTCCTAGTTTCCATATAGTCCAATGAATTGTTGTCTGCCCCATAGATAACCAATTTCCACTGAGACACGGGAAAAGAGTTAATCCACACACTAGACAATGGCGCCGGCAATAACAACGGCGACCACATGATCAATGGGGACGTCGATGACCCCAACGATGAAGAATATAATTTGGAGGACAAGGAGGAAGGAAGCCTCCGCCCCCGATGAGTATGACGCTTTCGAGCAACCCCTTGAGGTACCCCAACTCAAAACTCTGTGCAAGCGGTTGGCTAGTACGACCAAAAGCATCAAAAAGAAGTCCCAACGTCTCAAGACCGAAGAAGATGAGCTAAACGACATATGGACCGAGATCCTTAGGGCCGAGAGGAGGCCCAAGGGCAAGCTCGAACAGATTGGTGCTAACAGATCTTACCCCACAGAAACTTGCTGGACTAGTTGGACGCGGAGGCCGAGGACAGCGCGCTTTCAAAACGTGACTGGCTTGAAACCCTTGACCGTCCTCCCCGGGATAGAGATTGACAGATAGGCACAGACAAATATGCCATCAAGGCGCATGGAGCCCGAGGTGGAGTCAACCCACCAGGGATCACCACGAGATACAAACCCATGGAGAAGAGGCCCTTAAGCTCGGAAaacccacatcgatcaatctattagTCTAGGCAACGCCCACCTGCTGGACAAACATGATATTTGGTGTAGCTAGCAAAGAACGGTGATGTGCGTGACTACAATTGCGACCGCATAGTAACCATGTCGGACGAACGCCACACGACTGCAAGTGTCTGAGGAGGTACACACCCTCGATGCTTTACAGATGAGATCATGCAACACCAGTTCCGTGCTAATCCCATAGGAcctattggatttccccgaagaggaagggtgatgtagcacaacagtaaaatgtatttccctcagttaagaatcaacgtttatcgaaccaataggagtccACAAGCTAGCAAGATAAGCAGCACCCGCACGCAAAAAAAAAATGCTTGCACCCAACTtggcaaggggttgtcaatcccttcgtctTGCTAGTTACAAGGTTAAAAGCAAATAGTGATAGGCAATGATATGTCAAATGGCAAATTAGTAAAGAGAGCAATAAAGCAATACAAATAATAATAGAGAATGGACCTGGGGCAATaggttcactagtgacttctctctcgAAAGCAGGTAATGGCATAGTAAAcacattattgttgggcaattgacaacTTCTTCCGGATGAAAACTTGATCTACATGTTCGAGCGGTGGCGGCTATCAGTGCTCGTACCCCTCTAGAAGACACCCTTTTTGAGTCCTAGCTTCATTGTTGTTCGTCTCACCTCTTCGTTGTGGTTCATGGTGAAGGTCTCCATCGACTCCAAACGGTGTTCTTCGCATATCTGTAGTTAGCCTGGTAGCCGGTGGGGTGGTGTGTCAGTGGCCGACACCTTGTATCTTGTCTTGCATGTGTATTGTGTCTGGTGATGGTGTGTGTTTATATCGGTCTACTCGGTTGTAATGCGGTGATGGCTTCTTTATAATATAAAGGATGGAACTCCTTTTTCATCATATCCAATGGCTGACATTATAGTACCGCACATGTATTGCACACAAGCACTATATATGTAGAATTTCCCGATGTGTTCAATCAAACCAGCAAACTTATATTAAATTACTAGATAATCGACTATTGTATCGGAGAAGGGAAAACAACCCCGATTTTTCGTTTGTTATGGGAAATACGACGCATAATATGCAAaatagcatacaacattatatcagagTGATGAAAAAAGATATTGTTGATTATTCATAACATTGAAATACATTCATGGCTTACAGACATACAATGGCATGACATATTCTCTATTTATTTTATAGATAAGGATGCTTCAGAAGTTCAACCAAATCCTTGGTTTATGTACTAATCTTCCGTGTAATCAACAAATGTCTGACTTAGTTGTGGTTGTTCTCCCAAAACTGAGCCTGGAGATAGTCTATTGTATTATTTTCCACCTGAAATGCCTTGGCAAGAACATCATCTGATATTGGTGGGTCTGACCCAAACACTGCATTGGCAATTGTGATAGCCCCTGGGTTCTGGCTGCTTAGCGCGGCAATTGCAACAGCGGGCTGGTGGGGGTTGGGGTTGAATTGGAAGTGGATGAGCCCCACGGGGAAAACAAACACATCACCTTTGTTGAGCACCTTGGAGAGGAACTTGTTTTTGTTGGGGGCGGGCTGGTTGGATGTCACAAAGCCAACGTACAATGTTCCCTCGAGCACCGTGAGGATCTCAGTGGCGCGAGGGTGCGTATGTGGTGGGTTTTGACCCAAGGGAGCATAGTCGATGCGTGCAATTGAGATGCCGAGGGTGTTGAGTCCTGCAATCTGCATGACGTTGATCAAAGTGACGTTGGATCCAACCTTGTTGGGCATCCTAGGCTTGTCGAGGTTGGCCGCCTTGAAGAAGTCGTCCGCGTTGACCTCCATCGGGTTCTTGCAAACAAACCCGTTGACACGGACTGGGGCACAAGAGATGTACATGTAAGCTCAGATTTTACAAAGTTGTTTTGGCTTGCATATAATTTCCAGAAATAGATTTCAACATATGTATTTGGTGAAAACATGATAACAAAATGGATAGTACCTGGTGAATTCATGTCGGCGACACAAAAGTCCTGGAGTGGGCTAGGATCAGAAGCAGTGGCCTGCCATGAGACTAATGCAAGAAGTGCAGCAAGGAGGAGAAAGGAAGAGGAGGATGCCATTTCGTTTTAGTGTCTTTGGCTCTTCTGTTCTCTCGTCTTCCTATTTCTGTTTGTGGACTGAGTGACGATGGTTTGAACATGCAGGGGATGCATGTGTTTATATAGGCTCAGAACTCGTGAGCAATAGACAAAGTCAAGTGCAACCGATCAACAGATTGAACAGGTCTCTGGCTCCTGATTAAACTATTTTGATAACTTTAGAAGTGCCCTTTAAGACACGTTCTCCCTTCAAAAAGCAAAGTGAAACTCTCTGCTGAGTCGCCACAATGCATGCAGGGCTGGTTCCAGGAAAAGTCACCACCCATAACTATTTAGGAAAATATTTTTAAGATAAATAAATGAAATTTCACTAGTGTAATTAGATACAGTTATTAGATACTTGGTCATAGTCTGAACTGGTGGTCTGGTGCGCATGTACAAAGTTAATCAAAGAGCAGTTGAGAAAAGCCAAGTCATGTCCATCAATCGTTTTCTAGCTCGAGGCCGACCTTGACAAATTATGTCACCTACTCATGCGTGGGCTTGATTCATGGTTGCCTGCATGACTTCTACAGAGATATAGAGTGACTACTACTCCTGTTCTTTCCAGAAGTTGATATAGAATAATGTGTGCAACCAAGCTTTTCATATATATTTGCCGGTAGATTTGTCATGATTTCCAGCAACATAAGACGACTCGGCAGATTGTGTGTGAACAAGGAAGAAATCAAGGCGCGCCCGATCCACACATGAATCCACCTAATACATCTGGTATGTAGCAGCCCCTGTATGTTATCATCACGTCAATATGATATTTACTTGGTCAGATACCTCTCAAAGTGGTTGAGTATTTTCAGGAAGAAGCGGCGGCATTAGTGGACAAAGTGCCCAACCAAAAGGAGAGCTGCCACACAGGCCATGACCATGGAGAGCAGGAACTTTTCACATGATCTTAGCAAGACTAGTTAACATCTTGCAAGGAGTTCTATCAACCTGCTCTTTCCTGAAGTTATTATAGAAGATGTGCAATTTATCTTTTCAAACTATGACACTAGTGTAAGGGGATTATATATTTTTCCAAAAGATTTGACATGAAATCTCGCAACACAAGACAATGTGGTAGCTAAGGGATTGTGCCGACAAGGAAGAAATCAAGGCGCGTGGACCCATACATGAATCCACCTATAATACACTAATATATGTAGCAGCCCCTGTTATCATCATCGTAATCAGATATATATTTACTTGGTCAAATTTCTCTCGCAGTAGTTGGGTACTTGCAGGAAGAGACGACAGCATTAATGAACCAGCCTAACCAAAAAGAGAGATATGATGATCTTACTAGGAGTAGTATCATCCCCTCGCTAAGAGTTTTATCAGGGGCAGTTCAGTGCATAAATCTAACAATCTCGGTTGGCTTTCCTGCCTACGTTCATGATACCAAACCTCACCTGCCCCTTTTTCTGAGTAAACAGTGCATCCAGTGACTACACTGGGTGGCCACACATAAACGGTTAATTTGTCGGAGGTGCAGAGTTGGTAGGTTTGTTGAAGAAAAGATCATGATGTTTCCATCAGACGAATAAAATGCTTCTATCACAAGCTTGTTACAAAGAACCAACTCAGATAGTAATCATTTCTCGTATATTTATGCGAGGAGTTCTATCAACCTGCTCTTTCCTGAAGTTATTATAAAAGATGTGCAATCTATCTTTTCAAACTATGACACTAGTGTAAGGAGATTATATATTTTTCCAAAAGATTTGTCATGAAATCTCGCAAGACAAGACAATGCGGTAGCTCTACCGGATTTTGTCGACAAGGAAGAAATCGAGGTGTGTGCATCCGTGCACGAATTCACCTAATACACCTAATATATGTAGCAGCCCCTGTTATCATCATGGTAATCAGATATATCTTTACTTGGTCAAATTTCTCTCGCAGTAGTTGAGTATTTGCAGGATGAGACGACAACATTAATGGACCTGCCTAACCAAAGGGGAGAGATATGACGATCTTAGTAAGAGCAGTTAGCATCGTCTTGCTAAAAGTTTTATCATGACCAGTtcagggcataaatctaattatgtcGAAGTTCCTGAGCAAGTCCACTAGAATAGCTAGCTATCCTTGGACTCGCTAGGCTAAGCCTCCCCTCCCGCGACTAGGCGCTAGGGTTTCCCCTCATCTCCTCCCGCTGCCGCcggccctcccgccgccgccgaccgccgaccTCGCGCCCCGCCTCCGCCCCCCTTCCGCCCTCCCCCTTCCTCCGTCCAGAtccgcctcgcgccgcctccctgggaggtggccggggcggagctCGAGCTCCTCGCCAGCGGGTCCCCTCATCCCCCgtctccccccgccgccgccgtcgggcgcccccggcgctggcccgggtggtgccggcggcggcgggccttcTCGTCCCCGCGCGCTCGTGCTCCCTTTCCGGGGCAGGGAGGTGGCGGCGGTACAGCCCGGCTTGGCTGTGGTCCGGCGGCcctgcggcggcggccggcgacagGCGTGGTGACGGCGCTGCTCCTTGGCCGTGGGGCGGCGTGGTGGTGCTGGGTAGCTGACGACGTGCCCCCGGCCCAGATCTCTGCCTGACGGGCCCCATCTGGGCCCTAGCGGGCCGGCCCCCCGGTGTGGTCTCGTTGtctgtggctcggtgaggaggaggagcggctcggatATGGGGCGTCGGCGCCAACGGCGTGCCGGCAGCAGCGCAaaggcgggagctttacgggcccaTGAGGGCTCGGCCGGGCCAGTGGGCCTATGGGtctggtgtgctcctgctattgcatccggacggctaccgtcgctgacggtggaggtggggccctcccgcgtgccgacggtgctgatgccctagtcccggctctgattcTTCGCCGCGATGTCCTCACTTCACGGTGccatggtgagacggcgtgggggcctcatgaccgcgttggcgcagggtggtggttggtttggtggctgGATCCGGAGCGCCCGAGGTGTGGGTTGGGATGGGGGGAAACCCATGTCGGTGTGGCCGACTCCGGcgcggtggcgcctgtgggtgccacctgaccttccgggagggcgtcgggggctacccttcctctcgcctcATCGTGTAccaggggaaacccttggcagcagcgtcgtcatcatcacgatccttcttggaggtgttgactgGTGCCGACActtcggagtcttggagcctaGTGGAAGAGCCCGGTGGGCGCAGCGATTGCGGGGCTTCTTCatttttgttgatccgccgttgtcggcatttgttttttttgctctttctctgtcgtttcttttgggcgtgactgtgctgcttccggCCAAACACCTATCCCTGTATGGtttggttggttgctttgtatacaaagcgggggaaaccctttttcggtaatctAATTATGTCGGTTGCCTTTCCTGCATATGTTCATGACACCAAACCTGACCTGTCCCTTTTGTTAGAGTAAATAGTGCATCCAGTGACTAGGTTGGGAGGCCACTCATAAACTGGTTGATATGTCGGAGGTGTGCGTTGGTAGGTTTGATAAAGAACAGATCAAAATATTTCCATCAGACGAATAAAATGCTTATATAACAAGCTTGTTACAAAGAACCAACTCAGATAATAATCATTTCTCGTATATTTATGCATGTTGTCTATATATGTCGGAGCTGGTTTTTGGAACCTGGTGTTCGGTGTGCCTAGTTTCTAAAATGTAGCAAAAATCATATTTCTAGTTCTAAATTTACGAAGAACAGATAACAATCATATGTTTTTTTAGAGAATGAGACACCTCATCAATTTCCATTAAACAGCCGACTAATCAGATTTACACGAGTTTCAAACCAAAAGGAAGCTAAAACAaggcatgcaagaaaatagagctaACAATATATTTGCCACCGGACTTGTCATGAATAGTACTATATATGCACAAGATATATTTATACATTTAACGATGTGTGTTAACAACTTAACCTACATACGATTAAAAAAAATCATCGTCAGAGATGTAATGGAATTTCATGAGTCCTCCGAGTGatatcaaaaaaagaaagaaaaaatttaGATTGCTTAGAGACGTTAGAGTCTAACAATATAAGATGGCGAAGTAGTTAACGGATACTCTTAGTGCTAGAGTTTTAATGTGGGCAATTTGGGATATTTAACTCTTCAACCTTGCACTGCTAGCAAGGGTACTCATCTCAATGTGGGCAATTTGGTGGGCAAGGAGAAGGGCCATACATGATGATGAATTCCAAAGTCCTCTATCTACTATGTGCTTCATAAATCGTTACTTGGAGGACCTTGATATAGCTACTGTTCGAAAGCTAGTCACAAATACAATACCACCCCAGCACCGAGTTCACAGTTGGATTGCGCCCGGTGAAGATGCAGTAGAGATAAATGTTGATGGGGCTATCTCTCGCAATGGCAAGGCAGGGGCGGCCGCAGCGATATGCAGGGACAAGGATGGCAACTATTTGGGATCTTCAGCAGTAACCTTCGAGGGCCTGGTGGTGCTGCAAGCCTTGAAGCACACACATGCAATGAGGCTCTTGCTTTGGAGAGGGACCTCAACGTCACACATGTGATCATCGTCTCGGACTGCATGCAAGTAGTGGTAAACATCAAAGGGAGAACGTTATCTTCTATACGCTTTGGTTATAGATGAAATAAAGGAGTCCATGTATGATTTTGTAAAAATTAGTTTTCGCTATGAGTGCAGGGAAGAAAATTTGGAAGATCACGCCATTGCAAATGCGGCTTCAGCATTTCCCTCTGGTTGCCGTATGTGCCTAGGGATTTTGCCAGTCATTGCTTGTATTGCTCCGACTTTGAACTTTGAATATATTCCCTAGTTCACCTAAAAAAGTAGTTAACGGATTGGGTCAACGAGGAAGAAATCAAGGCGCGTCATTCCATGCATGAATGCACCTAGCTAGCACAACTATTATATACTCTCTCGGTCCCCAATTACTTGTTGTCTGATATTAGGCATGGCCTTTCTTGACTACGCTCAACTTGCATGATTTGTTACAGTAAAAAATGCACCAATGATATTAATCCTGGTGGCCAATCATAAATGATTAATTTCTTGGAGGTGTGTATGCTAGTCTTGATACAGAAAAGATGTTTCGATCAAACGAATAAAAAACTTCTAGGAGTCAAAACCTAAGCCATCTCCATCGTCGGCCGTAGGCCCCTGTCCTATCATCCTTCCCTCGCCGCCATCGGTTGGCACCATGCTGACAAAGCACCGAGTGGCAATAGTTAGCGATGGCGTGTCCCTCCTCTCACCTCAACTCCCCCATCTATGTGGGTTACTCTAGACCCTAGCAGTGGCGCCACTGCTAGCCCATGATGTCGGAGGTGGGCCAGTTGCCTGAGGCGGTATGCCATGAGCAGTGGGGCCGTGTTCCACCTCACTTGTGTCTGTGGATTTGGGAATTTTGACCGAAGTTGACGCTTGCCCAAATCAGGGGCAGCACCGTGGTCATTGACCTATGATGGGTGATTGCCGCAGACAAGGTATGGTTGCACTCCACCGCTCGTGGGTGAGGCTCCTCCGATGGTGATCTCCATGCACCAACCCGGCGTGGTCATATGGGGTCACTGGCAGTCTTGGGCTCGACCGGATCTTGTCGTGGTTGTGGGCTTGGGTCGGGCCAAGCCTTGCTAGTGTTTGATGTCCTCCACCGATGATCTTGAACCAACATGTTGGTGGAGGTGCGCAGGGTTGGAGTGTTGGACGTCGGGGCGACGACCCTAGATGGCAGGATGGACATTAGCTCTCCATTGAGTAGAATGGCGGTGTTTCTTGGCCATCGGGGTGCGCGAGGTGCATTATGGCTAGTAGTCTTGGTGAAGCTGTCGCCGTCGGTGGTGGCAAAGGGCTTATCCTGATCTTGAGTTCTCGACCTGTTGTGGTGGTTCTAGTGGCCTGAGTCCCCCTTGGCTAGGTGTTGGGGAGGGTCTGAGTGAAAGCTCAGAGCCTCAACGCCTATGTCGTGATGCTTGCGGGTGTCATGTCCCTGTTGGGCGCATCGCAATGGCTCTATTCTCCCTGCTAGttcatgatgaatatgcttgccCGCCCGTACAGACACAGTGGTAGTGGCGCACTTTGTTGTGACCCTCGTGGGGGTGTCGCCGGTGAGTGACTATATTTCATCACGGCTGCTTGTTCAAAATGGTGGGGAGATCCAATCGACCCTACCTCAACTCCAGTAACTCGTTATATCATTTGCACCTATCTTTTACATGCAACAACGTCCTCCCTTCGTCCTGTCTGCTTGCCGATGTGGATGGCTCTTCTCGATTCAGAGCAAGAGGGCAGAGGGTCCTCTCCGGCGGTAGTTGGGTCGTTACGGTAAACAAAGTCCAGTGGGTTCTCCTAGGTGGCGTGTGGTTTGGTGTTGGTGGCGGTCCTGGTTGGGTATCAAGCTGGTCCGACCTCTCCTTTGCTTCTTCTTGCCGGCATGCTCGAGGCATCTCTGCACTTTCTGTGCTTGTTAGCATGTTTGGCTTGTTTTGCTGTGCTTTTCTTAGATCATCTTGTATGAGGATTTTCTCAACAccatgtatcgttcggctttgtagCTTCCTTTATAAAGAGGGCAAAATTTTGTTTCGAGATAAAATGCTTCTATCACCAGCTTGTTAAGAAGAAACAATTAAGATAATAATCATTTTGGGGGTTCATTAATAATCACTTATTTTGTATATTTATGCATGTTtaccatatatgttggagctgattTTTGAACCTGGTCCCCGGTGTGCCAATTTCTAAAACTTAGCAAAAATCTTATAGTACATAACATAAGACAAATAAAATCCAATGTTTTTTGATACAACAAGCCACCTCATCGATTTCCATTAAAAAACGTCAATCAAACATACAAGTGTTTTGAACCAAAAGGAAGCTAAAATAAAACATGCTGGAAAATCGAGCTAACAACAACTAAAGCAAGTTAGATAGCAAAGGGACCGTAACTTACTTATTACATGCACCAGAAAGCGAGATACCTCAACAACGACTCCAGGAAGCAACTTTTGCAAATTCAACATTCACATATCAATCATGAGCACAACCGGGTTCCAACCGTGGCATACTTCACATGTATTGCAAGATAATCCTGGGTATTCACCCCAGCATCAAACATATATTTAATTATCATATAATAATCTGTTATTTCGGCACAAGGGGAAATGAACCCATAATTTTATTTGTTATGATAGATTAATACGACACATCAGATTCCAAAAGAAGCAAATGAGATCATATTAGTGCGATAAATACAATATCGTCAATTATTCAGAAGGTAGAAATACATTCACTGATTACAGACACACAATGGCATGACATATGCTCCATTTATTTTATAGATTACGATGCATATCTAG
This window encodes:
- the LOC119292255 gene encoding germin-like protein 8-5, with protein sequence MASSSSFLLLAALLALVSWQATASDPSPLQDFCVADMNSPVRVNGFVCKNPMEVNADDFFKAANLDKPRMPNKVGSNVTLINVMQIAGLNTLGISIARIDYAPLGQNPPHTHPRATEILTVLEGTLYVGFVTSNQPAPNKNKFLSKVLNKGDVFVFPVGLIHFQFNPNPHQPAVAIAALSSQNPGAITIANAVFGSDPPISDDVLAKAFQVENNTIDYLQAQFWENNHN